From Gammaproteobacteria bacterium:
CATTCTGGCTGACCGGCTCAATGTTGAGCCAGCGATCTTCAAAGGTTGTTCGTCGTCCGAACTGGGCGTCATTGTTGGTGTGGCCGCGCTCATCTGGTTGCCTGTCAGTCTCCTCCTGGCATGGTTGATGGGCGTGGTCACCATGGGTTTTGGGATCGCCGGGGTGGGTGTGGTCGCCACGGTCATCGTGATGGCCAGTCTGTTTCAACGTCTCAAGCGAGGCCGGCCGGACGGCTATTACCAGCAACAGATCATGATCTGGCTGGATGACCACGGCTTGCGTCGTTCGGCATTCGTTCGGCGCTCTGGCGCCTGGGATATCGGGAGGACCTGGGATGCGACGATACCGGTACGAGATCGATAACGTCCGTGCTCATCTGCGCTCGCTGTGGATCATTATCGGTGTGCAGGTTGTGATTATCCTGGCGCTGTGGTTTGGCTGGAGTCAGTCACCCAAGCATCTCACCGTCCACGTCCCACCGGATCTGCGTTCCGGTGCAACACAGGCCGTCGACCAAGTGCCGCCAGCCAACGTCTACGCCTTCGCCTTCTATATCTTCCAGCAACTCAATCACTGGTCGGAAGACGGTGCGCGGGATTATGGCAAAGCGATCTTTCGTGTTTCGCCGTATGTCACGCCGCGCTATCGGGCCGATCTCATCGCCGATATGGAGCTGAAAGGCAAACAGGGTGAGTTGGCCTACCGTGTACGTGGCGTGCAAGAGGTGCCCGGTCATGGTTATGAGGAACGTCGGGTGGATGTGCTTGCACCGGGTGTCTGGGTAGTGTGGCTGGATATTGACCTTTTCGAGTCGGTGAAAGGGATGACGGTGAAGAAGACGACCATCCGTTATCCGCTTCGCGTTGTGCGTCTTTCCGTCGATCCGGAATCGAATCCGTGGGGACTGGCGCTGGATGGTTTTGGTGCGACCGGGCCCCGGCGGCTGAGTGAAGCCGAACTTGCTGACGAGTCGGCGCAAGGCAAGTGACGAAACAGGGATCAACGTATGCGTACATCAAACAATCTAAAACGTAGTGTCATTTTCTGGTTTGGACTCGGGTTGCTGTTGATGCAATCTTTTGTTCATGCCGAGTCGGAATTCCCTGAGCGTATCGAGTGGAAGAAGACGCCCATCCGACTCACACTCAAGGTCGGCCACGAACGGTTGGTACACTTTCCGGCATCGGTCAAGGTGGGCGTACCCGCATCCTTGCAAGCACAGCTGCGTACCCAGAGTGTCAATGGCACGGTGTACTTCCTCGCCAGTGCCCCCTTTGATGCCACGCGCGTCATGGTGCGCACGATCGACGGTGGACAGATCTATCTCTTCGATCTGTCGGCATCAAAAGAGGGTGGCCAGACGAATCCCGTGCAGGTGTTTGTGAAGAAGACCGGTGAGCGTGAATCCGGCCAGACGACTGCGTCTGTCAACAGTAACGATGCAGCCGCACAATACAGCTATGTAACCCTGACCCGTTTCGCAGCCCAACAGCTTTATGCACCCGCACGGCTCGTGCAAGACAGACCGGGCATTATGCGGATTCCAGTAGCGCGTGACTCCGTTGCCCTGTTGCGTGGTGATGCGGTCGACGCCACGCCACTGGTGGCCTGGCGGGCAGATGGTCTGTATGTCACGGCCGTCAAACTTTCCAACCGAAGCGATCGGCCGCAGATCCTCGATCCCCGTAATCTGCGTGGTGCTTGGCTGGCCGCGGCCTTCCAGCACAATCGCCTGTTGGCCGCCGGCAGTGAGGCGGACACCACGGCCGTGTACCTGATCTCGGCTCGGCCGTTCGAATCCTCGCAATAGGTAAGCCCATGGCCATAGCAACCAGTAATCGATTGTTACCCCTTCTCGCCGGTGTCGTGGTGCTCATGCTGGCGTTTGTCACCCTCAAGTCATGCTCGAATGAGCCAAATGACCAGGTCGTGATGGAGGCCGTGCCGCAGGCACCGGTACCGGACGCGGATACGCCGGCCGACACCATCAAGACGCTGACGGCAAATGTCGCGGCCATGACCGCCGAGGTCGAAGCCTTGCGGAAGGACAATGGAACGCTGCGCAATGAGAACCGGCAGCTGCTGAACAATCGCGCCCAGATCGAGGAGAACGTAACGACACGCGTCAAACGTGAACTGTTGTCGCGCGAGCACGATCAGGAGGCGCGCGGGCGGATGGATTCGAGCGTGCTGTCTTCACTGATGGCACGGGTGGATGCCTTGTCGCAGTCGCTTTCACATGGGAAACCAACCCAGGCCGGCGGTGATATCCCGGTTGGGCTGGGATTCGATGGTGGTGGCGCGGGTGTAGCGCCGGTCGCGGGATTGGTCTGGATCAATCCACTGGATGCCATTGATGATGATGCGGGTGCGGCGAACGGGAACGGTCTGTTGCATCAGGTCCGTCAGTCTACCGGTGGAGCGCTGAGTAGCGCCCGTGAACAGACCGGCAACATCGCTCGGGAGTTGGACACGCTGCAACCCGTCTACACCGTCCCGCGCAATGCCACGCTCATCGGTTCGACGGCCATGACCGCCCTGGTCGGTCGGGTGCCGGTGCAGGGTCAGGTGCGTGACCCCATGCCATTCAAGGTAATCACCGGTGCGGATAACCTGGCCGCCAACGGTCTCACCGTGCCCGGCGTGCAGGGGATGGTGTGGAGCGGCACGGCAATCGGCGATTGGACATTGTCCTGCGTCACCGGCCGACTCGATTCGGTTACCTTCGTTTTCGACGACGGTACCATCCGCACGATTTCCGGTGATGACCGCGGTGGCCAGACGGGTAGTAGTAGTAACCGTCCCTTGGGCTGGATCTCGGACCAACAGGGTATCCCGTGCATCAGTGGTGATCGCAAGACCAACGCGCCGGCATTTCTCACCCAGCGCATTGGTGTGATGGCGGTGCAGGCGGCGGCAGACGCGGCGGCTGCGGCCGAGACCACCTCAGTCGTCAGTGATACTGGAGCGGCGACCAATAATGTTACCGGCGATGTCGGCACCTACGTGCTCGGCAAGACCATCTCCGGCGGCAGTGACGAGGTCGCCAAGTGGTTGCTGGAACGCCAGTCCCAGAGCTTCGACGCGGTGTTTGTGCCGGCCGGTACCGGCATTGCCATTCACGTCGATCGCGAACTTCCCATTGATCTCGATCTTAAAGGCAGGAAACTCAATCATGCGAAAACCATCAACCCTTATCACCGCGCTCGGCTGGATTAGTCTCGTGCTGTCTGGCTGTGCCAGCACCAAGGACGCGGTGTTGCCTCAGGACGGCCCACCCATGAAAGCCATCTACGAGCAACACATACAACAGTTGGGTGCACGCGATCCCTTGGTAATTCGGAATGAGCTGGGAAATCGTTCCATCGTTGACGGCGACGGTTCGCTTTATGGCTACACGCGCGAGGCCCACAACGAGATTGACACCACTTTCCCCCGGCTACCGAATCCGAGTCTGGTGATGTATGTGTTTCCCCACCTGGCAGGCGGCGAGCAGGTGCCGGTGCCCGGTTATGTGACGAAGTTCCCTATGTATGAGCGGGTCGAGTACGCACTGCCGGGTGAAGTGCCGATCAAACGGCAGGGGAAATGAGCATGGCGAAGTTTCTGTCACGTGAATCATCGAAGCAGTCTCACGACCCAGCGGAAGCGCCCGTGACCACGACGGCGGCCAAGCGTTTGTATGATCGCCCGCCGTCGTTCACCGATCTCCTGCCCTGGGTGGAGTACGATCCGGACAGTCGCACCTTTCTGCTGGAAGACGGAATCAGTGTGGGGGCCTTGTTTGAGATCCTCCCCGTCGGTACCGAGGCCCGTACACCCCAGTTCATGACGCAATTGCGCGATGCTATTCAGACGGCACTGACCGATGCCATTCCCGAAGACGATGATGCCCCCTGGATTTTGCAGGTCTACGTTCAGGACGAACCGAGTCTGCAAGGGTTTCAAAAAGAACTGGCGGACTATGCACAACCGGGCGCAAAAGACACGGCATTCACCCGACACTTCCAGGATACGTTTTCGCAGCACCTGGCGCGGATCTCTCGTCCCGGCGGACTGTTCGATGACACAGCAGTAACCGGAACCCACTGGCGGGGGCAGGTGCGCCGTGTGCGCGCGACACTCTATCGTCGCTTGAAAACTAAGGGAAAGCTGCCTCCAGCTATCGAAGTCGAAGAAGCGATGAACGATGTGGCGACCAAGTGGGTCGCCTCACTGGCCTCGGCCGGCATTCGCGTGCGACGGAGTACCGGCAAGGATCTCTACGAATGGTTGCTCAAGTGGTTCAATCCAAAACCCGCGATCGCGGACGGTGATCCCGACAAGTTATTGGAAGTCGCCCCGTATCCCGGCGACGAGGACCTCCCGTTCGGCTATGACCTGGCCGAGCGGCTCACACTCACGATGCCGCGTTCGGATAACGAAACCTCGACATGGTGGTTCGATGGTCTGCCGCACACCGTGGTCACGATCCAGGGATTACGACGTGCACCGGAGGTGGGGCACATGACTGCCGAACGTCAGGCCGGTGACCACGTCTTCTCGCTTTTCGATCGCCTGCCGGAGCACACCGTGATGGTACTGACCCTGACGGTCAAACCGCAGGATTTCACCCGCAACCACATCGCCCAGGTCAAACGTGCCGCTGTGGGCGATTCCGCCGAGGCCGCACTGACACGCGAGGATGCAGAACTTGTCGAGCGGGAGATGGCGCAGGGCAACAAGCTCTATCCACTGGGCATTGCTTTCTACGTGCGCGGTGACCATCCGAAGTCGCTGCGCGCCAATGTGAATCAGCTGAATGCGTTACTGCTGCCCAATGGCCTGCAACCGATCCTGCAGGAAGCGGATCTGCTTGCACTGGACAGCTACATGCGTAACTTGCCGATGGCCTATGATGTGTCGATGGACAAGTCCAGTCGCCGCTCACGGTTGGTCTTCTCCAGTCATGCCGCCAATCTGTTACCCCTGTATGGCCGATCGAAGGGAACCGGTCATCCGGGCTTGGTCTTCTTTAACCGTGGCGCCGAACCCTTGACCTTCGATCCGTTGCATCG
This genomic window contains:
- a CDS encoding TIGR03751 family conjugal transfer lipoprotein encodes the protein MRKPSTLITALGWISLVLSGCASTKDAVLPQDGPPMKAIYEQHIQQLGARDPLVIRNELGNRSIVDGDGSLYGYTREAHNEIDTTFPRLPNPSLVMYVFPHLAGGEQVPVPGYVTKFPMYERVEYALPGEVPIKRQGK
- a CDS encoding conjugative transfer ATPase, which encodes MAKFLSRESSKQSHDPAEAPVTTTAAKRLYDRPPSFTDLLPWVEYDPDSRTFLLEDGISVGALFEILPVGTEARTPQFMTQLRDAIQTALTDAIPEDDDAPWILQVYVQDEPSLQGFQKELADYAQPGAKDTAFTRHFQDTFSQHLARISRPGGLFDDTAVTGTHWRGQVRRVRATLYRRLKTKGKLPPAIEVEEAMNDVATKWVASLASAGIRVRRSTGKDLYEWLLKWFNPKPAIADGDPDKLLEVAPYPGDEDLPFGYDLAERLTLTMPRSDNETSTWWFDGLPHTVVTIQGLRRAPEVGHMTAERQAGDHVFSLFDRLPEHTVMVLTLTVKPQDFTRNHIAQVKRAAVGDSAEAALTREDAELVEREMAQGNKLYPLGIAFYVRGDHPKSLRANVNQLNALLLPNGLQPILQEADLLALDSYMRNLPMAYDVSMDKSSRRSRLVFSSHAANLLPLYGRSKGTGHPGLVFFNRGAEPLTFDPLHRADRKKNAHMLILGPTGAGKSALLVYLLQQMAAMYRPRIFIIEAGGSFSLLGQHFQAHDISVNQVTLNPNVDVSLPPFADALRVLDKERRVHLPKDPDDLIYDDDELESEGGGRDILGEMEIAARIMITGGDEREDARMSRADRLLIRNAIFLAAKTVKESGRDQVITEDVVTALHTIGRDQNLPEHRRNRAIEMGDGMALFCSGLAGHFFNRPGTRWPESDVTILEMGMLAREGYEDQLTVAYISMMSHINDLVERHQHDARPTLVVTDEGHIITTNPLLARYVVKITKMWRKLGAWFWIATQNLEDFPDASRKMLNMMEWWLCLVMPKEEVEQIARFKDLTDVQRSLLLSARKEPGKYVEGVVLSDNLEALFRNVPPPLSLALAMTEKHEKAERAAIMRERNCSELEAVYVIAERIAGHR
- a CDS encoding TIGR03749 family integrating conjugative element protein, whose protein sequence is MQSFVHAESEFPERIEWKKTPIRLTLKVGHERLVHFPASVKVGVPASLQAQLRTQSVNGTVYFLASAPFDATRVMVRTIDGGQIYLFDLSASKEGGQTNPVQVFVKKTGERESGQTTASVNSNDAAAQYSYVTLTRFAAQQLYAPARLVQDRPGIMRIPVARDSVALLRGDAVDATPLVAWRADGLYVTAVKLSNRSDRPQILDPRNLRGAWLAAAFQHNRLLAAGSEADTTAVYLISARPFESSQ
- a CDS encoding TIGR03750 family conjugal transfer protein, translated to MAHRGDILADRLNVEPAIFKGCSSSELGVIVGVAALIWLPVSLLLAWLMGVVTMGFGIAGVGVVATVIVMASLFQRLKRGRPDGYYQQQIMIWLDDHGLRRSAFVRRSGAWDIGRTWDATIPVRDR
- a CDS encoding TIGR03746 family integrating conjugative element protein gives rise to the protein MRRYRYEIDNVRAHLRSLWIIIGVQVVIILALWFGWSQSPKHLTVHVPPDLRSGATQAVDQVPPANVYAFAFYIFQQLNHWSEDGARDYGKAIFRVSPYVTPRYRADLIADMELKGKQGELAYRVRGVQEVPGHGYEERRVDVLAPGVWVVWLDIDLFESVKGMTVKKTTIRYPLRVVRLSVDPESNPWGLALDGFGATGPRRLSEAELADESAQGK
- a CDS encoding TIGR03752 family integrating conjugative element protein; the encoded protein is MAIATSNRLLPLLAGVVVLMLAFVTLKSCSNEPNDQVVMEAVPQAPVPDADTPADTIKTLTANVAAMTAEVEALRKDNGTLRNENRQLLNNRAQIEENVTTRVKRELLSREHDQEARGRMDSSVLSSLMARVDALSQSLSHGKPTQAGGDIPVGLGFDGGGAGVAPVAGLVWINPLDAIDDDAGAANGNGLLHQVRQSTGGALSSAREQTGNIARELDTLQPVYTVPRNATLIGSTAMTALVGRVPVQGQVRDPMPFKVITGADNLAANGLTVPGVQGMVWSGTAIGDWTLSCVTGRLDSVTFVFDDGTIRTISGDDRGGQTGSSSNRPLGWISDQQGIPCISGDRKTNAPAFLTQRIGVMAVQAAADAAAAAETTSVVSDTGAATNNVTGDVGTYVLGKTISGGSDEVAKWLLERQSQSFDAVFVPAGTGIAIHVDRELPIDLDLKGRKLNHAKTINPYHRARLD